From Vibrio crassostreae, one genomic window encodes:
- a CDS encoding SanA/YdcF family protein, with protein sequence MKFDSHIIRSYLNKAYKKLQGFLFGAFLVFLVGSAAVIAIDYWVSWQAEDRIIYDIDEVPELEVAVVLGTSKYLGRTLNDYYKHRIEAAIELFDREKVDQFLLSGDNAHRSYNEPWTMKRDLLKAGVPDERINLDYAGFRTLDSIVRAKKIFDTDNFLIITQKFHCERALFIANSYDIHAQCLAVSGPTHHSGTSIRLREVFARTKAFLDLYIMGTTPKFLGPKEPIQPSPKPESFPIPNPITDPTINPDVDPTVSPIAGPTETDV encoded by the coding sequence GTGAAATTTGATTCTCACATTATCCGTAGCTACTTAAATAAAGCTTACAAAAAACTGCAAGGTTTTCTGTTTGGCGCTTTCCTCGTGTTCTTAGTAGGCAGCGCTGCGGTTATTGCGATCGATTATTGGGTTTCATGGCAAGCGGAAGATCGCATCATCTACGATATTGATGAAGTGCCCGAGCTTGAGGTCGCCGTTGTGCTTGGCACGAGCAAATATTTGGGTCGTACACTCAACGATTATTATAAGCACCGAATCGAAGCCGCGATTGAGCTCTTCGACCGTGAAAAAGTCGACCAGTTTCTGTTAAGTGGCGATAACGCTCATCGCTCTTACAATGAGCCGTGGACGATGAAACGCGACTTGTTGAAAGCTGGCGTCCCCGATGAACGTATCAATCTAGATTATGCTGGTTTCAGAACCTTAGACTCGATTGTTCGCGCCAAAAAGATATTCGATACCGATAACTTTCTGATCATCACCCAGAAGTTCCACTGTGAAAGAGCACTATTCATCGCCAATTCTTACGATATTCATGCGCAGTGTTTAGCGGTTTCAGGTCCAACCCACCATTCCGGAACCTCAATACGCTTACGAGAAGTGTTTGCGCGTACAAAAGCATTCCTTGATCTGTATATTATGGGGACAACGCCAAAGTTCCTTGGACCTAAAGAGCCGATTCAACCCAGTCCAAAACCGGAATCATTTCCGATTCCAAACCCTATTACTGACCCCACTATAAACCCTGATGTAGACCCTACAGTAAGCCCGATTGCAGGCCCAACAGAGACCGATGTGTAG
- a CDS encoding SulA-like leucine-rich domain-containing protein, with the protein MIQAHVKAQHSSPLVHCAFTSVSRKSKNSNEEALFARMALLSNQHQWLLFTAQTPRPSAKQLKQHNVCCDRVIHMKASHQMTEVETVEKAIRSKNASAIVASASIDQFSQQYLRTLGLRFQCEVFFMDANSERIH; encoded by the coding sequence ATGATTCAAGCACACGTTAAAGCCCAACACTCTAGCCCGCTAGTTCACTGCGCATTTACATCAGTTTCTCGTAAAAGCAAAAATTCAAACGAGGAAGCATTGTTTGCAAGAATGGCGTTGCTGTCCAATCAACACCAGTGGCTACTTTTTACGGCTCAAACACCAAGACCATCGGCTAAGCAGCTTAAGCAACATAATGTTTGCTGCGACCGTGTTATTCATATGAAAGCCTCTCATCAAATGACCGAAGTAGAGACCGTCGAGAAAGCAATCCGCTCTAAGAATGCGAGTGCGATTGTTGCAAGTGCATCGATTGATCAGTTCAGCCAACAGTACCTAAGAACATTAGGATTGCGCTTTCAGTGTGAAGTCTTCTTTATGGATGCAAATTCAGAGCGCATTCACTAA
- a CDS encoding helicase-related protein: MSLLPIDAYQNVFHQQIVNSHLVVEAETGSGKSTRLPIWASQHGRVLVVEPRRIACTSLAKYLAQQSGEKLGSKVGYAIKLESEYNEQTDVVFVTPGIALRWLSEDGLAGFDVIVVDEFHERRWDIDLLVAILKQKASHRLVITSATIEGERLAHYLDANRISCEGRTYQVEIEHRANESRTLPDSRHLEQSIAEEVNHQLIASHGDMLVFLPGKKEIVQCEQALAKNPDIQVVKLHASVSDKERDLALSGRNINTEGNGLRKVILATNVAETSLTIPDIGVVIDSGLERRTVQRNGRATLMLKSISRASAKQRAGRAGRVMDGVCVRLYGEHAALELVTPPELQREELTEPMLAAACCGATLDSLSFLDPIPEKSLNSATQILLTMEAINIDGQVMEHGKKLYPLPIDALYADIVTRIKTKALKEAMVDLTAALSVPARLYQLSNNAEHLEALAQQEKEGCDLSLLIQIVRGREYPHLEINLQALNEAQGLAKQMREVFELPQLEVASRFQRIELLKTIVDLHPELVFVRRLKRKEAFANGVLEVVLGRQNRFPDNAQAMLVLDTHSLPGRGVKQTLTLATVTAPIPLELIVDAELGDWEQGETVVNDDGVFTEMALVYAGRTITTKLVAAEGQLSLKPIVDLVVSGAQLPGFAKVRTQEIKHWQLYVKLGLDEQTQYTPEIENINFELWFIEQLEVLGVTDVSELEMFDHADIPFDGIPTWLYSEFSEKYPFALSLADLQLDVEYLPARKLIYVHYQSGSRKLSPKRWELPTWSGWRIQYKKASRIIDIK, translated from the coding sequence ATGTCATTACTTCCCATCGATGCTTATCAAAATGTATTCCACCAACAAATCGTTAATTCTCACCTTGTAGTAGAGGCTGAAACCGGATCAGGTAAATCTACGCGATTGCCAATTTGGGCTTCCCAACATGGGCGAGTTCTGGTGGTTGAGCCAAGACGCATCGCGTGTACTTCACTGGCTAAATATCTCGCACAACAATCGGGCGAGAAGCTTGGTAGCAAAGTGGGCTATGCGATTAAGCTCGAATCGGAATACAACGAGCAAACGGACGTTGTTTTTGTTACGCCCGGTATCGCGCTGCGTTGGTTATCAGAAGATGGACTCGCTGGCTTTGATGTAATTGTGGTGGATGAGTTTCACGAGAGGCGCTGGGATATCGACTTGCTGGTGGCGATTCTGAAACAAAAAGCGAGTCATCGTTTAGTGATCACATCAGCAACCATTGAGGGTGAACGCCTTGCTCATTATTTGGATGCGAATCGCATAAGCTGTGAAGGGCGTACTTATCAAGTGGAGATTGAGCACCGAGCGAATGAATCCAGAACACTGCCTGATAGTCGACATCTAGAACAGAGCATCGCGGAAGAAGTGAATCATCAACTGATTGCTTCACATGGCGATATGTTGGTTTTTCTGCCGGGTAAAAAAGAGATCGTGCAATGCGAACAAGCTTTAGCGAAAAATCCAGATATCCAAGTCGTTAAATTGCATGCCTCGGTGAGTGATAAAGAGCGAGATTTAGCGTTATCGGGTCGTAATATTAATACTGAAGGTAATGGTTTGAGAAAGGTCATCCTTGCTACAAACGTTGCGGAAACCTCATTAACCATTCCTGATATTGGCGTGGTGATAGATTCAGGATTAGAAAGACGCACCGTTCAACGCAACGGCAGAGCCACCTTAATGTTGAAATCCATATCACGCGCTAGCGCCAAACAACGCGCGGGTCGTGCGGGTAGGGTTATGGACGGCGTTTGTGTTCGTTTGTATGGCGAACACGCTGCGTTAGAATTGGTTACGCCTCCTGAATTGCAGCGTGAAGAGCTAACCGAACCTATGTTGGCGGCGGCATGTTGTGGTGCGACTCTTGATAGTTTATCTTTCCTCGACCCTATTCCTGAGAAGTCGCTAAATAGCGCAACTCAAATCTTGCTGACGATGGAAGCGATCAATATTGATGGTCAAGTTATGGAGCACGGCAAGAAGTTGTATCCACTGCCGATTGACGCCTTGTATGCCGATATTGTTACCCGAATTAAAACCAAAGCACTCAAAGAAGCGATGGTCGATCTCACTGCGGCGTTGTCCGTTCCTGCTCGCTTATATCAGTTATCAAACAATGCAGAACATCTAGAAGCACTGGCGCAACAAGAGAAGGAAGGGTGTGATTTAAGCCTGTTGATTCAGATTGTGCGTGGTCGCGAATATCCGCATTTAGAGATAAACCTACAGGCACTGAATGAAGCTCAAGGTCTAGCTAAGCAAATGCGTGAGGTATTTGAACTTCCTCAGCTAGAAGTCGCGTCACGTTTTCAACGCATTGAACTACTTAAGACTATTGTGGATCTTCATCCTGAACTGGTGTTTGTGCGCCGGCTGAAAAGGAAAGAGGCCTTTGCTAATGGAGTGTTAGAGGTGGTACTTGGTCGCCAGAACCGTTTCCCGGACAATGCACAAGCTATGTTGGTGTTAGACACCCACAGTTTGCCGGGAAGAGGGGTTAAGCAAACACTGACCTTAGCGACGGTCACTGCACCTATTCCTCTTGAGCTTATAGTTGATGCTGAGTTAGGAGATTGGGAGCAAGGTGAAACCGTTGTGAATGATGATGGCGTCTTTACCGAGATGGCGTTGGTGTACGCAGGCCGCACGATTACAACCAAGCTTGTCGCGGCTGAAGGGCAACTATCATTAAAGCCTATCGTCGATCTCGTGGTAAGTGGTGCTCAACTTCCTGGTTTTGCAAAGGTTCGCACTCAAGAGATTAAGCATTGGCAGCTGTATGTGAAACTCGGTCTCGATGAGCAAACACAATACACACCAGAAATTGAGAACATTAACTTTGAGCTATGGTTTATAGAGCAACTTGAAGTGTTAGGGGTTACTGATGTCAGCGAATTGGAAATGTTTGACCACGCAGACATACCGTTCGATGGCATTCCAACTTGGCTCTATTCAGAATTTTCGGAAAAATATCCGTTTGCATTGAGCCTTGCCGACTTGCAACTCGATGTAGAATACTTGCCCGCGAGAAAGCTGATTTACGTTCACTATCAATCGGGTAGTCGAAAGTTATCGCCAAAACGTTGGGAGCTGCCGACATGGTCAGGCTGGCGTATTCAGTACAAAAAAGCGAGCCGAATAATTGATATCAAATAG
- a CDS encoding NAD-dependent malic enzyme, which translates to MNNDKRPLYIPYAGPALLSTPLLNKGSAFSAEERSSFNLEGLLPETTETIQEQVGRAYKQYCNFESDMDKHIYLRNIQDTNETLFYRLVQNHISEMMPIIYTPTVGAACENFSNIYRRGRGLFISYPNRDRIDDLLNNATNHNVKVIVVTDGERILGLGDQGIGGMGIPIGKLALYTACGGISPAYMLPIVLDVGTNNPQRLADPMYMGWRHPRITGADYDAFVEEFIQAVQRRWPDALVQFEDFAQKNAMPLLERYKDRICCFNDDIQGTAAVTVGSLLAACKAANSKLSDQRITFLGAGSAGCGIAEAIIAQMVSEGISDAQARSQVYMVDRWGLLQEGMQNLLDFQQRLVQTNENTKDWESDGTGFSLLDVVRHAKPTVLVGVSGAPGLFSKEVIKEMNLHCERPIVFPLSNPTSRVEATPNDIIRWTDGQALVATGSPFEPVVHNGTTYPIAQCNNSYIFPGIGLGVLAVNASRITDEMLMESSRALATCSPLAINGTGALLPPLEEIHTVSKKIALAVGKKAIEQGVALEITEEALQQAIDQHFWQPVYRRYKRTAF; encoded by the coding sequence ATGAACAACGATAAACGCCCTCTATATATCCCTTATGCTGGTCCTGCTCTACTAAGTACCCCTCTTCTAAACAAAGGCAGCGCATTCTCTGCTGAAGAGCGCAGTTCTTTCAACCTTGAAGGTTTGTTACCGGAAACAACCGAAACAATCCAAGAGCAAGTAGGACGTGCATACAAACAATATTGTAACTTCGAAAGTGATATGGATAAGCATATCTACCTTCGTAACATCCAAGACACTAATGAAACGCTTTTTTATCGTTTAGTTCAAAACCACATCTCTGAAATGATGCCTATCATTTACACGCCAACGGTTGGCGCAGCATGTGAGAACTTCTCAAATATTTACCGTCGTGGTCGTGGTCTGTTTATTTCATACCCGAACCGCGATCGTATCGATGATCTACTGAATAATGCGACAAACCACAACGTTAAAGTTATCGTGGTTACGGATGGTGAGCGCATTCTTGGTTTGGGAGACCAAGGCATCGGTGGCATGGGTATTCCAATTGGTAAGCTAGCACTTTACACAGCGTGTGGCGGCATTAGCCCAGCTTACATGCTACCAATCGTGCTCGATGTGGGTACCAACAACCCTCAACGTCTTGCTGACCCAATGTACATGGGCTGGCGTCACCCTCGTATCACAGGTGCTGACTACGATGCATTCGTTGAAGAGTTCATCCAAGCGGTTCAACGCCGTTGGCCTGATGCATTAGTTCAGTTCGAGGATTTCGCACAAAAGAACGCAATGCCACTGCTTGAGCGTTACAAAGATCGCATCTGTTGTTTCAACGATGACATCCAAGGCACAGCAGCCGTAACGGTTGGCTCTCTACTTGCAGCATGTAAAGCAGCAAACAGCAAACTGTCAGATCAGCGTATTACCTTCTTAGGTGCGGGTTCTGCAGGTTGTGGTATTGCTGAAGCTATCATTGCTCAAATGGTGTCTGAAGGTATCAGCGATGCACAAGCTCGCTCTCAAGTTTACATGGTTGACCGTTGGGGTCTGCTACAGGAAGGCATGCAAAACCTACTTGATTTCCAACAGCGTCTTGTTCAAACCAACGAAAACACTAAAGACTGGGAAAGCGACGGCACTGGTTTCTCTCTACTGGACGTTGTTCGCCACGCGAAGCCAACCGTATTGGTTGGTGTATCTGGTGCTCCAGGTCTATTCAGCAAAGAAGTCATCAAAGAGATGAACCTGCACTGTGAACGTCCTATCGTGTTCCCACTGTCTAACCCAACAAGCCGTGTTGAAGCGACACCAAACGACATTATTCGTTGGACTGATGGCCAAGCACTTGTTGCGACAGGTAGCCCATTTGAGCCAGTAGTTCACAATGGCACGACTTACCCAATCGCTCAGTGTAACAACAGCTACATCTTCCCAGGTATTGGCCTTGGTGTATTAGCTGTGAATGCTTCACGCATCACTGACGAAATGCTAATGGAATCAAGCCGTGCACTTGCAACGTGTTCTCCACTAGCAATCAACGGCACAGGCGCTCTACTTCCACCATTAGAAGAAATCCACACGGTATCGAAGAAGATTGCTCTTGCTGTTGGTAAGAAGGCGATTGAACAGGGCGTTGCTCTAGAGATCACTGAAGAAGCACTGCAACAAGCGATTGACCAGCACTTCTGGCAGCCAGTTTACCGTCGTTACAAGCGCACGGCATTCTAA
- a CDS encoding phosphoribosylaminoimidazolesuccinocarboxamide synthase — MSLADQVLAVNDDLPIRTDKPVHSGKVRSVYWLTEEDSQRLIKEKGYDVAPDAPLAIMVISDRISAFDCIWRGEGNLKGVPGKGAALNAISNHWFKLFKDNGLADSHILDIPHPFVWIVQKARPVMIEAICRQYITGSMWRAYANGEREFCGIEMPEGLEKDKKLPELLITPSTKGILKGIPGVPEADDVNITRNNIEDNFAAFNFTQASDIAHYEKLLKEGFNVISQALAKVDQTFVDTKFEFGYVNDAQGKEKLIYMDEVGTPDSSRIWDTQEYNNGNIVENSKEGFRQFLLNYFPDADILLNKERMPEREALARDNELPLDSLMSLSRTYLDIAAKITGAEIVLSENPKQEIIDVLRADYGLID; from the coding sequence ATGAGCCTTGCTGATCAAGTTCTTGCCGTAAATGATGACCTACCAATCCGTACTGACAAACCTGTCCACAGTGGCAAGGTTCGCTCAGTCTACTGGTTAACTGAAGAAGATAGCCAACGACTAATTAAAGAGAAAGGTTACGATGTAGCACCAGATGCGCCTTTAGCAATCATGGTGATCAGTGACCGTATCTCTGCATTTGATTGTATCTGGCGTGGTGAAGGGAATCTGAAAGGTGTTCCAGGTAAGGGAGCAGCTCTAAATGCTATCTCTAACCACTGGTTCAAATTGTTTAAAGACAACGGCCTTGCTGACAGTCATATCCTTGATATCCCTCACCCATTCGTATGGATTGTACAAAAAGCTCGCCCAGTCATGATCGAAGCGATTTGTCGTCAATACATCACAGGCTCTATGTGGCGTGCATACGCGAACGGCGAACGTGAATTCTGTGGTATCGAGATGCCTGAAGGCCTAGAGAAAGACAAGAAGCTACCAGAGCTGCTTATCACGCCTTCTACTAAAGGGATTTTGAAAGGTATTCCTGGCGTTCCAGAAGCTGATGATGTGAACATCACACGTAACAACATCGAAGACAACTTCGCAGCATTCAACTTCACTCAGGCAAGTGACATCGCGCATTACGAGAAGCTGCTAAAAGAAGGCTTCAACGTGATTAGCCAAGCACTGGCGAAAGTAGACCAAACCTTTGTCGACACTAAGTTTGAATTTGGTTACGTCAACGATGCTCAGGGCAAAGAAAAACTTATCTACATGGACGAAGTTGGTACTCCAGATTCATCTCGCATTTGGGATACTCAGGAATACAACAACGGCAACATCGTTGAGAATTCAAAAGAAGGCTTCCGTCAGTTCTTGCTTAACTACTTCCCTGATGCCGACATTCTTTTGAACAAAGAACGCATGCCAGAACGTGAAGCACTAGCTCGTGACAACGAACTGCCTCTTGATTCGCTAATGTCTCTTTCTCGTACTTACCTTGATATCGCGGCGAAAATCACAGGTGCGGAGATCGTACTGAGCGAAAATCCTAAACAAGAGATCATCGATGTACTGCGCGCTGACTATGGTCTAATCGACTAG
- a CDS encoding DUF2797 domain-containing protein, giving the protein MSLLAKGTLKKMSASLDGAVTYRLPVGEEFVELNPLIGKTINLTHTGNIFCCSCGKKTKKSYSQGHCFVCMKKLASCDMCIMKPETCHYDEGTCREPQWGEENCMVDHFVYLSNTSSLKVGITRHTQIPTRWIDQGATQGLPILKVKTRQISGLIEVELAKHIADKTNWRTLLKGDGDDMELVEKAKELLPLVEDKIQEIRAKFGDDAIEILSENITSLSYPVEQHPVKIVSHNFDKNPEVSGVLQGIKGQYLILDTGVINIRKFGSYEVEVSA; this is encoded by the coding sequence ATGTCTTTATTAGCGAAAGGAACACTCAAGAAGATGAGTGCTTCCCTTGATGGTGCGGTAACCTACCGTTTGCCTGTAGGCGAAGAGTTTGTAGAACTAAACCCTCTGATTGGTAAAACCATCAACCTCACTCACACGGGCAATATTTTTTGCTGCTCGTGTGGCAAGAAAACCAAGAAGAGCTACTCTCAAGGCCACTGCTTTGTGTGCATGAAAAAGCTAGCCAGCTGCGATATGTGCATCATGAAACCAGAGACTTGCCACTACGATGAAGGCACATGTCGTGAGCCTCAATGGGGTGAAGAGAACTGCATGGTTGATCACTTCGTTTACCTGTCGAACACATCAAGCCTAAAAGTGGGTATCACTCGACATACTCAAATCCCAACTCGCTGGATTGACCAAGGTGCCACTCAAGGCCTACCAATCTTGAAAGTGAAAACACGTCAGATTTCTGGCCTGATTGAAGTTGAGCTAGCAAAACACATTGCCGACAAAACCAACTGGCGCACGTTGCTAAAAGGCGATGGCGACGATATGGAGTTAGTAGAAAAAGCCAAAGAACTATTGCCATTGGTTGAGGATAAAATCCAAGAGATCAGAGCGAAGTTTGGCGACGATGCTATCGAGATCCTAAGTGAGAACATCACTTCACTCAGCTACCCAGTTGAACAGCACCCTGTGAAGATTGTATCGCACAACTTCGATAAGAACCCTGAGGTATCTGGTGTGCTGCAAGGCATTAAAGGCCAATACCTAATCTTAGATACGGGCGTAATTAACATCCGTAAATTTGGCTCTTACGAAGTTGAGGTTTCTGCATAA
- a CDS encoding SLC13 family permease produces MTALVTTLKHWLFTRNSMILIGNFTLFAVLLNTLPFEAQVNTGLSILVFVAILWLTEAIHVSITALLVPLLAVLFGVFNTPAALANFSNPIIFLFMGGFALAAALNKQELDKAIADKVLLIAKGRMSVAVFMLFGVSAGLSMWISNTATTAMMLPLVLGIMNKVDQSEDRNTYVFVLLGIAYCASIGGIATLVGSPPNAIAAAEVGLSFTEWMALGLPISMILLPIAMIILYVMTKPKLDHKFELDHAPVEWTNSKKITLSIFLLTVTLWIFGKPINAMIGGFSKFDSLVAIGAIVLLGASRAVEWKDVEKTTDWGVLILFGGGICLSNILKATGTSVFLAHSLSGFLETAGVLLTILAVVAFVVFLTEFASNTASAALLVPVFATIAEALGMSPVILSALIAVAASCAFMLPVATPPNAIVFGSGHIKQKEMMRIGMVLNLVCILVLTLFAWIFW; encoded by the coding sequence ATGACGGCACTTGTTACTACACTGAAACACTGGTTGTTTACCCGCAACAGCATGATATTAATTGGTAATTTCACGCTATTTGCAGTTTTGCTTAATACCCTGCCATTCGAAGCACAAGTGAATACAGGTTTAAGTATTCTCGTATTCGTTGCCATTCTATGGTTAACAGAAGCGATTCACGTCAGCATCACCGCTTTGCTCGTTCCCCTATTGGCTGTCTTGTTTGGTGTATTCAACACGCCCGCAGCGCTAGCTAACTTTTCGAACCCAATCATCTTCTTATTCATGGGTGGTTTTGCATTGGCAGCCGCACTGAACAAGCAAGAGCTAGACAAAGCAATTGCTGACAAAGTACTGCTGATAGCAAAAGGCAGAATGTCGGTCGCTGTGTTCATGTTGTTCGGTGTGAGTGCGGGTCTATCCATGTGGATCTCAAACACGGCCACCACTGCAATGATGCTTCCTCTTGTTCTTGGCATCATGAACAAAGTCGACCAAAGTGAAGACCGCAACACCTACGTGTTCGTACTGCTGGGTATCGCTTACTGTGCTTCAATCGGTGGTATCGCAACCTTAGTTGGTAGCCCACCAAACGCAATTGCAGCGGCAGAAGTTGGCTTGAGCTTCACAGAGTGGATGGCACTTGGCCTACCAATCTCAATGATCTTACTGCCAATCGCGATGATTATTCTTTACGTGATGACTAAGCCAAAGCTTGACCACAAATTCGAGCTAGACCATGCTCCAGTTGAGTGGACAAACAGCAAGAAAATTACACTGTCTATCTTCCTTTTAACGGTAACGCTTTGGATATTCGGTAAGCCAATCAATGCAATGATCGGTGGCTTCTCGAAGTTTGATAGCTTGGTTGCGATTGGCGCGATTGTATTGCTTGGCGCTTCTAGAGCAGTCGAATGGAAAGATGTTGAGAAGACAACGGATTGGGGCGTATTAATCCTATTCGGTGGCGGTATCTGTTTAAGTAACATTCTGAAAGCAACCGGAACCAGTGTATTCCTAGCACACTCTCTAAGCGGTTTCTTAGAAACAGCAGGCGTACTGCTAACGATTCTAGCGGTAGTAGCGTTCGTCGTATTCCTAACTGAATTCGCAAGTAACACAGCGAGCGCGGCATTGCTTGTCCCTGTATTTGCGACCATTGCTGAAGCGCTGGGTATGTCGCCGGTTATCTTGTCTGCACTGATTGCGGTTGCTGCATCTTGTGCCTTCATGCTGCCAGTAGCAACACCACCTAACGCAATCGTGTTTGGCTCAGGCCACATCAAGCAAAAAGAGATGATGCGAATCGGTATGGTGTTGAACCTAGTTTGTATCCTAGTTCTGACACTGTTCGCTTGGATTTTCTGGTAA
- a CDS encoding GlpM family protein produces the protein MISLFFKCLLGAAAVLLIALLSKSKSFYISGLVPLFPTFALIAHYIVGTEQTMVELRTTALFGLFSLVPYAAYLGAVYVFSYRYNLVSTLSLATLVWVLCASMLLLGWTRLVPSVA, from the coding sequence ATGATTTCCCTGTTCTTTAAATGCTTGCTGGGTGCAGCGGCGGTTTTGTTGATTGCGCTGTTGTCGAAGAGTAAGAGCTTCTACATCTCTGGTTTAGTGCCGCTGTTTCCGACCTTTGCTCTGATTGCTCACTACATTGTCGGCACGGAACAAACCATGGTGGAGTTACGCACCACAGCCTTGTTTGGCTTATTTTCGCTTGTGCCATACGCGGCTTATCTTGGCGCTGTGTATGTGTTTAGTTATCGATACAATTTGGTGTCGACACTCTCGTTAGCGACCTTAGTGTGGGTATTGTGTGCTTCGATGTTGCTGCTAGGTTGGACGCGTTTGGTGCCAAGTGTGGCGTGA
- a CDS encoding GGDEF domain-containing protein: protein MKWIHKIVIFLVIATLAIVQYYRVSGNRVITAITPDKYEFIATSDQVDRGVSTSQLSYENGQYVLNCELKESEYPWPYCGLSIRIDPDITTGLDLSQYHTFRVNIDYHAEADSSGRLRTYLRNYNPAYSVPDNEYTHKYNGMEFSPGVDGGVIEIPIKNLQVMTWWLADNDIALEHSAPEYSNVNMVEFATASGAKLGHHRIVIRSIEFEGSYITGESLFLILLFVWVGTGTVFLLSELNSSRKRMLIAEKRHYHLKNVNRALREQNFEFSEMAHRDELTGILNRHAIRDWLKMQSQQVKQGHGKLSMMYLDIDYFKSVNDKYGHQMGDHILREFSMVVGSSISATDKLVRWGGEEFIVFCPETDLGEAQRKAEKIRLLVSQHLWVHGDPLTCSIGIAEMKQERVTETIARADEALYQAKHSGRNQVILSH, encoded by the coding sequence GTGAAGTGGATCCATAAGATTGTTATCTTTCTAGTTATCGCAACACTTGCCATTGTGCAGTATTACCGTGTGAGCGGAAATCGTGTGATAACGGCAATTACGCCAGATAAATATGAGTTTATCGCGACCAGCGATCAAGTTGACAGGGGTGTCAGTACCTCTCAATTATCCTATGAAAATGGCCAATATGTTCTTAACTGTGAGCTAAAGGAATCAGAGTATCCTTGGCCTTACTGCGGCTTATCGATTCGTATCGATCCAGATATAACCACAGGTCTTGACCTTTCCCAGTATCACACTTTTAGAGTGAACATCGATTACCATGCTGAGGCTGACTCAAGCGGCCGTTTGAGAACCTACCTACGTAACTATAACCCTGCTTATTCAGTTCCGGATAACGAGTACACACATAAGTACAACGGGATGGAGTTTTCTCCGGGCGTTGATGGTGGTGTGATTGAGATTCCGATCAAAAACCTGCAAGTAATGACATGGTGGTTAGCTGATAACGACATTGCGCTAGAGCACTCAGCACCCGAGTATTCGAATGTGAATATGGTTGAGTTTGCTACCGCATCTGGTGCGAAGCTTGGCCATCATAGAATCGTTATCCGTAGCATCGAGTTTGAAGGCTCTTACATCACAGGCGAGAGCTTGTTCCTTATTTTACTGTTTGTTTGGGTCGGAACCGGCACGGTGTTCTTGCTTTCTGAATTAAACAGTTCAAGAAAGCGTATGCTGATTGCCGAAAAAAGACACTATCACCTTAAGAACGTCAACCGAGCACTGAGAGAGCAAAACTTTGAATTCTCTGAAATGGCACACCGTGATGAGTTGACCGGAATACTAAACCGACACGCGATTCGTGATTGGCTAAAAATGCAGTCTCAGCAGGTTAAGCAGGGGCATGGAAAGCTTAGTATGATGTATCTCGATATTGACTACTTCAAGAGCGTGAATGACAAATACGGACACCAAATGGGTGACCATATTTTACGCGAGTTTAGCATGGTGGTCGGCAGTTCGATCAGCGCTACCGACAAGTTGGTGAGGTGGGGTGGTGAAGAGTTTATTGTTTTTTGCCCGGAGACTGATCTTGGCGAAGCACAAAGAAAGGCTGAGAAAATCCGACTCTTAGTTAGCCAGCACCTTTGGGTTCATGGCGATCCACTGACATGCAGTATTGGTATCGCTGAGATGAAACAAGAGCGAGTGACAGAGACCATTGCTCGCGCTGATGAAGCTTTATATCAAGCGAAGCATTCAGGTCGAAATCAGGTGATCTTGAGTCACTAA